A segment of the Oculatellaceae cyanobacterium genome:
AGTTTAAAAAGTTTTTAGAAAACTACACAGCCATTAAGTCTCTACCTAAAAAACCATTACCAATTACCAAGTATCAGGAAGGCGTAGGATACTATATTTTATTCACAGATAAACATAAAGCATACTTGGGTAGCTGTATTAACCCACGCGGAGGCAGTACAGTTAGTTATGAACAGTTTAACCACAACAGAAATACCTATGACCTCAAATTAAACAGAATCTTTCCTTGGTTAATCGGTCAGGAAGAACTACGAGACTGGCGCTGTTTATGGAGTTATATGTCCATTCCTGTTAATGTTGATCAAGTTTCTTTGGCAGATAAATATCAAATTTTAGAAAAAACTTGGTGGGAATGGTATCAAATTTGGAATCAACGTTTTCCTAAAATATAAATTTTACGGAACAAAAGTATAGATGCTATATGTTGCATCTATACAGTAGAATTTATAGTAGTATCTTCGGTAATTGGTATAATTTAGGCGTTTTAACGGTAAATCTCATCAAATCAAAACAAATTTACTAATCAAAAAAGTAATTCGCCAAGCATAAATAGATAACACCCCACATATTAAAGCTCCTAAAACATATCTCACACCAGTTTTAAATAAAGTTAACCTTTGCTCTTGTTGCGACTTCTCAATTTGATTTTTTGCTGCTTGTTCTGCTTGGACAATTTGCGAATAAGCTTGAGCCTTTAATTGTTGAGGTGTGCTAGTATCGGTGGGAGGAATTTGTAGTCGTGCAGCATTAATTAGTCGATTGATTTCTGGTAGAGAATTAGCATTATTTAGTGCTGTTTTAATCTGCTGAACTTGAGCAGCTTGCTGCGTTTGTTGATTAAGAGCTTGGGCATTGTTTTGATTGTTAATTCGTAAAGTATCCGCAATTCCAAGGGGAATTAACAATAAAAACAAAATTCCCATTAATAAAGCAACCAAAGAAACCAACTTTAAAATCAATTTTTCTATTTTTGTGCGTCCTTGATTACCATAGAATACAAAAAGTATTCCTAATAGAAACATGGGAAAATTATCAACGAAAGCGGCAATTGTTTGTAGT
Coding sequences within it:
- a CDS encoding cyanoexosortase A system-associated protein, with amino-acid sequence MLPNQQLRPIVLAITFVSTLLTLGQVTLDSNLGKYSAFTFPATLPLADWKPLDSKALNNQNHQDIGFISGRRYQYIQNDVALDIEMRYEATNGEFKKFLENYTAIKSLPKKPLPITKYQEGVGYYILFTDKHKAYLGSCINPRGGSTVSYEQFNHNRNTYDLKLNRIFPWLIGQEELRDWRCLWSYMSIPVNVDQVSLADKYQILEKTWWEWYQIWNQRFPKI
- a CDS encoding HpsJ family protein, whose product is MAENNGDYQSESLYKRIENIEKNLYELQNTTQSKSAELGKELFSLQSMFKQVNSQWESNEEFYSSLIHWVGYSLLLLTLSYYVSVLIPFRLMNPVWELQTIAAFVDNFPMFLLGILFVFYGNQGRTKIEKLILKLVSLVALLMGILFLLLIPLGIADTLRINNQNNAQALNQQTQQAAQVQQIKTALNNANSLPEINRLINAARLQIPPTDTSTPQQLKAQAYSQIVQAEQAAKNQIEKSQQEQRLTLFKTGVRYVLGALICGVLSIYAWRITFLISKFVLI